A portion of the Bufo gargarizans isolate SCDJY-AF-19 chromosome 7, ASM1485885v1, whole genome shotgun sequence genome contains these proteins:
- the C7H1orf210 gene encoding type III endosome membrane protein TEMP translates to MKLYIRDVSSNDSLLLTTLSPTTPVSEGRSWPYLVGFVLVAITISLLIAVVAKCNLFRRYLRSYRHHPLPENEWITESQNELPGVPHTQDDEDGYIEDNYIQPEDHQEELDEEDDHIPPEEL, encoded by the exons ATGAAGCTCTACATCCGTGACGTCAGCTCCAACGACAGCCTGCTCCTCA CTACTCTCTCACCAACCACACCAGTCTCTGAGGGTAGAAGTTGGCCGTACTTGGTGGGATTCGTGCTGGTAGCCATCACCATCTCCCTTCTCATCGCTGTTGTGGCCAAGTGCAACCTCTTCCGCCGCTATTTACGCAGTTATCGACATCACCCACTGCCCGAGAACGAATGGATCACGGAGTCTCAAAATGAGCTGCCAGGCGTCCCTCACACACAGGATGATGAGGACGGGTATATAGAGGACAATTATATCCAACCTGAGGACCATCAAGAAGAGTTGGACGAGGAGGATGATCACATCCCACCCGAGGAACTTTAA